The Solanum lycopersicum chromosome 9, SLM_r2.1 genome window below encodes:
- the LOC138338537 gene encoding uncharacterized mitochondrial protein AtMg00810-like, protein MLSLLRPYVNPDTQSLLDYSLFTKKSDTGMVIVLVYVDDLLITGSDPVLVQATKQVLHSRFKIEDLGELKYFLGIEFCRSESGIVMNQRKCTLELISEAGLAGAQPVFTPVECNIKLTSVAYNTSNVDPLFLDISRYQRMIGKLLYLTNTRLDIAFAVQNLIQYMKQPKHSHWDAALRVIEYIKRSPSLGLLMSSLKDTKLTGFCDVDWAACLSSRRSVTDYLLKFDDSLISWKSKKKNTVSRSSSEAEYRSLATLTAEVVWIAANPVFHERTKHIEIDCHFIREKILQGLIRTYYINSKEQDADVLTKALGRTQHDFLLSKLGLLNIFNTSSLKGSIGN, encoded by the exons ATGCTAAGCTTACTGAGGCCTTATGTAAATCCGGATACACagagtcttttggattactcaTTGTTTACTAAGAAGAGTGATACAGGGATGGTAATAGTTttggtttatgttgatgatttgttgatcacAGGTAGTGATCCTGTGTTAGTTCAGGCTACTAAACAAGTGTTGCATAGTCGATTCAAGATAGAGGATCTAGGAGAATTGAAATATTTCTTAGGAATTGAATTCTGCAGATCAGAAAGTGGTATAGTAATGAATCAGAGGAAGTGTACATTGGAACTAATTTCCGAGGCTGGTCTTGCAGGAGCACAACCTGTTTTTACTCCTGTGGAATGTAATATAAAGCTCACTTCAGTTGCATATAACACAAGCAATGTTGATCCTCTTTTTCTTGATATAAGTAGATACCAAAGAATGATTGGTAAATTGCTTTACTTGACTAATACTAGACTAGATATTGCATTTGCAGTCCAGAATCTGATTCAATATATGAAACAACCTAAACATTCACATTGGGATGCTGCTTTGAGAGTGATTGAGTACATTAAAAGGAGTCCAAGTTTGGGGTTACTTATGAGTTCACTCAAAGATACAAAGCTAACTGGATTTTGTGATGTTGATTGGGCAGCTTGTCTCAGTTCTAGAAGGTCTGTGACAGattatttgttgaaatttgatgaCTCCCTCATCTCTTGGAAatctaaaaaaaagaatacaGTATCTCGAAGTTCTTCTGAGGCAGAATATAGGAGTCTAGCAACCTTGACTGCAGAGGTGGTTTGG ATTGCTGCTAATCCTGTGTTTCATGAAAGGACAAAGCACATCGAAATAGACTGTCACTTTATTCGTGAGAAGATATTACAAGGACTAATACGAACATATTACATAAATTCCAAAGAGCAAGACGCAGATGTCTTGACAAAAGCTCTTGGAAGAACTCaacatgattttcttttatccAAGCTTGGATTATTGAATATCTTCAATACATCCAGCTTGAAGGGGAGTATTGGAAATTAG